AGGCCCGGTTGACCTTGCTGAGGTCGGTCGGGCTGACCACCAGGTGCTGGTAGCCGAAGGCGACGGCGGTGAACGCCAGCCCGATCCACCAGAGCCAGCCGAAGCCGACCAGCGCGCCGAACCAGATGAACAGCGCGAAGGTGACCACGTGCGCCACGGTGGAGGCGTGCAGCGCGAAGCGCAGCCCGTACCGGGCGGGGACGCTGTGCACCCCGATCGTCCGGTCCACGTCGGCGTCCTGGCAGGCGTAGATCAGGTCGAAGCCGCCGATCCAGAGGCCGACGGCGGCGCCGAGCAGCCAGGCCGGCCAGGAGCCGGCGAGGGTGCCGGTGACCGCCAGCCACGCGCCCACCGGGCCGACCGCCTGGGCGATCGCCAGGATGGCGTGCGGCCAGTTGGTGAACCGCTTGCCGTACGGGTAGACCACCAGCGGGACCACGGCGAGCGGTGCCAGCGCCAGGCAGAGCGGGTTGAGCAGGGCGGCGGCGGCGAGGAAGACCACCAGCGCGACGGCCGCACCGGTCCAGGCGGTCCGAAGGCTCACGGCCCCGGTGACCAGCTCCCGCCGGGCGGTACGCGGGTTCCGCGCGTCGATCTTCCGGTCGAGGATCCGGTTGGCGGCCATGGCGAACGTCCGCGCCCCGACCATCGCCACGGTGATCAGCAGCAGGTCGAGCCAGCGCACGTGCCCGCCGTTCACCTGCATCGCGGTGAGCGCCGACAGGTACGCGAACGGCAGCGCGAAGACCGAGTGCTCGATCGTGACCAGCTTGAGGAAGGACTTGACCCGTCCCGGGCGTTCGACGGGCTCCAGCACGGCCGTCATCAGATCCCGTACTCCTTCCAGCGCTTGTCGACCAGCGAGGTCACCTCGGGCGACATGGTCATCTCCTCCGGCCAGCCCCGGGTGTAGCCCTCGGCCGGCAGCTTGCGGGTCGCGTCGATGCCCGCCTTGCCGCCCCAGAACTGCTGGTACGACGAGTGGTCGAGGTGGTCGACCGGACCCTCGGTGATCAGTAGGTCCCGGGCGTAGTCGACGTTGCCGAAGGCGCGGAACGCGACCTCCTGGTAGTCGTGCACGTCGCAGTCCTCGTCGACGATCACGATCAGCTTGGTCAGCGACATCAGGTGCGCGCCCCAGATCGCGTTCATCACCTTCTGCGCGTGCTTGGGGTAGCGCTTGCGGATGGACACGATCGCGCAGTTGTGGAAGACCCCGGCGGCCGGCAGGTCGTAGTCGACGATGTCCGGGATCATCATCTTGAGCAGCGGCAGGAAGATCCGCTCGGTGGCCTTGCCGAGTCCGTGGTCCTCCTGCGGCGGCTTGGACGTGATGATCGAGTGGTAGACCGGGTCGCGCTGCATGGTCATCGCCTCGACGTGCAGCACCGGGAACGGCTCGACCGGCGTGTAGAAGCCGGTGTGGTCGCCGAACGGCCCCTCGGGCAGCCGCTCGCCGGGCTCGAGGTAGCCCTCCAGCACCACCTGGGCGTGCGCCGGCACCTGCAGCGGCACGGTCAGGCAGTCGACCATCTCCACCCGCTCGCCGCGCAGGAAGCCGGCGAACAGGTATTCGTCGATGTCGCTGGGGAGCGGCGCGGTGGCCGCGTACGAGACGACCGGGTCGCAGCCGATGGCGATGGCGACCGGGAGCCGCTGGCCGAGCCGCTCGGCGACGGCGTGGTGCGCGGTGGAGTCCTTGTGGATCTGCCAGTGCATGCCCAGCGTGTTCCGGCTGTGCTGCTGGAGCCGGTAGAGACCGAGGTTGCGCTTGCCGGTCTCCGGGTGCTTGGTGTGGGTCAGCCCGAAGTTGTGGAAGATCCCGCCGTCGCCGGGCCAGACCTGGAGGCCGGGCAGCCGGTTCAGGTCGACGTCGTCGCCCTTGTAGACCACCTGCTGGCACGGCGCGGTCTTGACCTTGCGCGGCGGCAGCGACGTGAGCTGCATGACCTTGCCCAGGCCCTCGCGGATGCCGGACCAGCCGACCGGCAGCTCCGGCTTGATCAGCCCGCCGATCCGCTCGCCGATCTCGTCCAGCGAGTCGACGCCGAGGGCCATCGCCATCCGCTTCTCGGTGCCGAACAGGTTGATCGCCACCGGCATCTCGCCCCGGGTCGGCCGCTCGAAGAGCAGCGCCGGGCCGCCATCGCGGACGGTGCGGGTGACCACCTCGCTGATCTCCAGCGTGGGGTCGACCGGGACGCTCACCCGCCGCAGCTCCCCCGCGCGCTCGAGCGCCGCGAGGAAGTCCTTGAGATCGCCGTACGGGAAGCCACGAGCCGCCATGCCCGCCATCCTCCCGCACACCTTCCCGCCCCGCCCACGCCGGGTGGTGTGACGTGAAAGGAAGGGCCCCCTCTTAACGCCTCCGGTAGAGCAGGGGACCCCTGTTAACGGGCAGCGGCATGGGCGGCGGCCAGTTGGGTAGTCGAGCGGCCTCACCAGGGCGGAGGGGGCGGCATGGGCAACGGGCGGGTGCCAGCGGGATTCACCGAGCAGCGGAGCCAGGTCGATGGCGTGACGTGGAACTACGTCCGGGGCGGCCGGGGGCCCACGCTGGTGCTGCTCCACGGCTATCCGCAGTGCTGGCGCATGTGGCGGCACCTGCTGCCGGAGCTGGCCGATTCGTACGAGGTGATCGCGCCCGATCTGCGCGGGTTCGGCGACAGCGACGCGCCGCCCGGCGGGTACGACAAGAAGACCGTCGCCGCCGAACTGCACGGGCTGCTCGCCGGACTCGGCCTGGCCGGGCAGATCCGGCTGGTCGGCCACGACCTGGGCACCATGGTGGCGTACGCCTACGCGGCCGCCCATCCGGATCAGGTCGTGCGGCTGGTCCTCACCGAGGCGCCGATCCCCGACGAGAGCATCTACACGTTCCCGGCGCTGACCGCCGCCGGTCCGGCCGTGTGGAACTTCGGCTTCTTCACCGTTCCCAACGGCCTGCCGGAGCAGCTCGTCGCCGGCCGGGAGGCGCTCTGGGTCGACCGCTTCAGCGACTCGATCATGGTCAACAAGGGCAGCCTCGGGCCGGACGACATCGAGGAGTACGCCCGGCACCTGCGCGACGAGGCGCACCTGCGGGCCAGTTTCGGCTACTTCCGGGCCTTCGGGCAGGACATCGCGGACAACGCGGCGTACCGGTCGACCAAGCTGCCCATGCCGGTGCTCGCCGTCGGCGCCCGGGCCAGCCTCGGACCCCAGGTGGCCGATCAGGTGCGCCGGTACGCCGACACCGTCACCGGCGAGGTGGTCGAGGACTCCGGCCACTGGCTGTTCGAGGAGCGCCCCGCGGAGATGGCCGACCTGCTCCTGCCCTTCCTCCGCGGCTGAGCCCACCGGGTCAGACGGCGGGTGTCCAGGCGTACGCGGCCAGCGGCGGGTCGAGCGGCGCGTCGACGAGCCGGTTGGCGAAGGTCGAGATGGTGTACGTGCCGACGCCGAGCACCACGTCCAGCGCGTGCCGGGGACGCCAGCCGGCGGCGAGGAAGGCGTCCAGCTCGTCGTCGGGGACGCCGCCGTGGTGGTCGAGCACGGTCAGGGTG
This sequence is a window from Micromonospora sp. NBRC 110009. Protein-coding genes within it:
- the mqnP gene encoding menaquinone biosynthesis prenyltransferase MqnP; the protein is MTAVLEPVERPGRVKSFLKLVTIEHSVFALPFAYLSALTAMQVNGGHVRWLDLLLITVAMVGARTFAMAANRILDRKIDARNPRTARRELVTGAVSLRTAWTGAAVALVVFLAAAALLNPLCLALAPLAVVPLVVYPYGKRFTNWPHAILAIAQAVGPVGAWLAVTGTLAGSWPAWLLGAAVGLWIGGFDLIYACQDADVDRTIGVHSVPARYGLRFALHASTVAHVVTFALFIWFGALVGFGWLWWIGLAFTAVAFGYQHLVVSPTDLSKVNRAFFTANGFVGIALFVFALLDLVVRLGLRP
- a CDS encoding menaquinone biosynthesis decarboxylase; protein product: MAARGFPYGDLKDFLAALERAGELRRVSVPVDPTLEISEVVTRTVRDGGPALLFERPTRGEMPVAINLFGTEKRMAMALGVDSLDEIGERIGGLIKPELPVGWSGIREGLGKVMQLTSLPPRKVKTAPCQQVVYKGDDVDLNRLPGLQVWPGDGGIFHNFGLTHTKHPETGKRNLGLYRLQQHSRNTLGMHWQIHKDSTAHHAVAERLGQRLPVAIAIGCDPVVSYAATAPLPSDIDEYLFAGFLRGERVEMVDCLTVPLQVPAHAQVVLEGYLEPGERLPEGPFGDHTGFYTPVEPFPVLHVEAMTMQRDPVYHSIITSKPPQEDHGLGKATERIFLPLLKMMIPDIVDYDLPAAGVFHNCAIVSIRKRYPKHAQKVMNAIWGAHLMSLTKLIVIVDEDCDVHDYQEVAFRAFGNVDYARDLLITEGPVDHLDHSSYQQFWGGKAGIDATRKLPAEGYTRGWPEEMTMSPEVTSLVDKRWKEYGI
- a CDS encoding alpha/beta fold hydrolase is translated as MGNGRVPAGFTEQRSQVDGVTWNYVRGGRGPTLVLLHGYPQCWRMWRHLLPELADSYEVIAPDLRGFGDSDAPPGGYDKKTVAAELHGLLAGLGLAGQIRLVGHDLGTMVAYAYAAAHPDQVVRLVLTEAPIPDESIYTFPALTAAGPAVWNFGFFTVPNGLPEQLVAGREALWVDRFSDSIMVNKGSLGPDDIEEYARHLRDEAHLRASFGYFRAFGQDIADNAAYRSTKLPMPVLAVGARASLGPQVADQVRRYADTVTGEVVEDSGHWLFEERPAEMADLLLPFLRG